One Diospyros lotus cultivar Yz01 chromosome 1, ASM1463336v1, whole genome shotgun sequence genomic window carries:
- the LOC127803394 gene encoding cytochrome b5 — translation MASDPKVHPFEEVTKHNKLKDCWLVISGKVYDVTPFMDDHPGGDEVLIAATGKDATNDFEDVGHSDSAREMMEKYCIGEVDPSTVPLKRTYVPPPQAHNSDKSPDVIIKILQFLLPLLILALAVTVRYYTKEN, via the exons ATGGCTTCAGATCCGAAGGTTCACCCCTTTGAAGAGGTCACCAAGCACAACAAACTCAAGGATTGCTGGCTTGTTATATCTGGAAAG GTGTATGACGTTACCCCATTCATGGACGATCATCCAGGTGGTGACGAAGTTCTAATAGCGGCAACAG GGAAAGATGCGACAAACGATTTTGAAGATGTCGGCCACAGTGATTCTGCAAGGGAAATGATGGAAAAGTATTGCATTGGTGAAGTAGATCCATCAACGGTTCCTCTGAAGCGCACTTACGTTCCACCTCCCCAAGCCCACAATTCTGATAAGAGCCCAGATGTCATCATTAAGATTTTGCAGTTCCTTTTGCCCCTCTTGATCCTGGCCTTGGCCGTTACTGTTCGATACTACACCAAAGAGAATTAG